One Sphingomonas sp. FARSPH DNA segment encodes these proteins:
- a CDS encoding TonB-dependent receptor: MTFFPLFAGASAISLIAAGTAGAQTTPAASNTASATEAAQTGVQPDTDIVVLGTAQGEKKAIEAKRQADNVVEALYANDVGKLPDQNVAEAVRRLPGVSVANDQGEGRYVIIRGVNPNLVNVVLNGLTMPAPEPDGRQVKLDDIPSALINSVIVTKSLTPDQDANAIGGEVNIRTLTAFDRKAPLFADARIQYGAYHLNGGHPYEGDVQVGGRFGANEQFGAVLSVNYSKRPIESENFQGSTNWRTVATAAGSAVPSVLLPDQGALRDYNLVRTRQGVVLNLDWRPTDAASLFLRGTLSRFDDNETRDQFIIDNQSNVVATSATRGSFRGRGSVRVRRRQETDNTKSVQAGGNFRFGDAALDIAGAWTRAQKRDPLRSEYNFRTGGSALTVNYDVSTTPYDFIPTVQPNANPTAYTLNSVNYDYRNAVETLWQGRADLTIPVAFGSDSAVKLGVKYLDRHKTNARDFLTYGLTSGRTFTLASVSYLGDTSFYDRYTFPVRVGYDAAQAYLAANPGTITANIASSRTNSLANDYDVAEKIWAGYAMVTAHVGPVTIVPGVRVEHTRDQTKAKLITATSALDSGYNAFGAKSYTNWFPGVNAKWEVTDGLIVRAAATTALGRPNYPDLAPYVLVDQTTSPVSVSLGNPNLKPYKAVNLDGAVEYYLPGQGLISLGYFRKVIDNPIYTGATLGVNGTYAGQALNNVTVTQATNVDNAVLQGLEANLQVRFTFLPGALDGFGIGANYAHITGHGEGAIPGGRNGRFPLFLQSRDVGTAQVFYEKYGLAIRAAYSFRSKYLDTLGTTAATDQYTDANGQLDANVSYEVTPQLTFFGQALNLTDAPWRRFIGTKPQLVERERYGYSFRWGAQLHF, from the coding sequence ATGACATTCTTTCCGCTGTTTGCCGGCGCGTCCGCCATCAGCCTGATCGCCGCTGGCACCGCCGGCGCGCAGACCACGCCCGCGGCGAGCAACACCGCATCGGCGACCGAGGCGGCCCAGACCGGCGTTCAGCCAGACACCGACATCGTCGTCCTGGGCACCGCGCAGGGCGAGAAGAAAGCGATCGAGGCGAAGCGGCAGGCGGACAACGTCGTCGAGGCGCTCTACGCCAACGACGTCGGCAAACTCCCTGACCAGAATGTCGCCGAAGCGGTCCGCCGCCTGCCGGGCGTGTCCGTCGCTAACGACCAGGGCGAGGGCCGTTATGTCATCATCCGCGGCGTCAATCCCAACCTCGTCAACGTCGTGCTGAACGGCCTGACCATGCCGGCTCCCGAACCCGACGGGCGGCAGGTGAAGTTGGACGACATCCCCTCCGCGCTGATCAATTCGGTGATCGTCACCAAGTCGCTGACGCCGGATCAGGACGCCAATGCGATTGGTGGCGAGGTCAACATCCGCACGCTGACCGCCTTCGATCGCAAGGCGCCGCTCTTCGCCGACGCGCGCATCCAATACGGTGCCTATCACCTCAACGGCGGTCATCCTTACGAGGGCGACGTTCAGGTCGGCGGCCGCTTCGGCGCGAACGAGCAGTTCGGCGCGGTCCTGTCGGTCAATTATTCGAAGCGGCCGATCGAATCGGAGAATTTCCAGGGTTCGACCAACTGGCGCACGGTCGCGACCGCGGCCGGCTCCGCGGTGCCGAGCGTGCTGCTGCCCGACCAGGGCGCACTGCGCGACTACAACCTCGTCCGCACGCGGCAGGGGGTCGTCCTCAACCTCGACTGGCGCCCCACCGATGCCGCATCGCTGTTCCTGCGCGGCACCTTGTCGCGGTTCGACGACAACGAGACGCGCGACCAGTTCATCATCGACAACCAGTCGAACGTCGTCGCGACCAGCGCCACCCGCGGCAGCTTCCGCGGCCGCGGCAGCGTGCGCGTCCGCCGGCGACAGGAAACGGACAACACCAAGTCGGTGCAGGCGGGCGGCAATTTCCGCTTCGGCGACGCGGCGCTCGATATCGCCGGTGCGTGGACCCGCGCGCAGAAGCGCGATCCGCTGCGGTCCGAATACAACTTCCGCACCGGCGGCAGCGCGCTGACCGTAAATTACGACGTGTCGACCACGCCCTACGACTTCATCCCCACCGTCCAGCCGAACGCCAACCCGACCGCCTACACGCTGAACAGCGTCAATTATGATTACCGGAACGCGGTCGAGACCTTGTGGCAGGGGCGTGCCGACCTGACGATCCCCGTTGCCTTCGGCAGCGACAGCGCGGTGAAGCTGGGCGTCAAATACCTCGACCGGCACAAGACGAACGCGCGCGATTTCCTGACCTATGGCCTGACCTCGGGCCGTACGTTCACGCTCGCCAGCGTTTCCTACCTCGGCGACACCAGTTTCTACGATCGCTACACCTTCCCCGTCCGCGTCGGCTATGACGCGGCGCAGGCCTATCTGGCGGCCAATCCCGGCACGATCACCGCGAACATCGCGTCCAGCCGCACCAACAGCCTCGCCAACGACTATGACGTCGCCGAAAAGATCTGGGCCGGCTATGCAATGGTCACCGCGCATGTCGGGCCGGTGACGATCGTCCCGGGCGTCCGCGTCGAGCATACGCGCGACCAGACCAAGGCCAAGCTCATCACCGCCACCTCCGCGCTCGACAGCGGCTACAATGCCTTCGGCGCGAAGAGCTACACCAACTGGTTTCCCGGCGTGAACGCGAAATGGGAAGTGACCGACGGCCTGATCGTCCGCGCCGCCGCGACGACCGCGCTGGGCCGTCCGAACTATCCCGACCTCGCGCCCTATGTACTCGTCGATCAGACGACCTCGCCTGTCAGCGTCTCACTCGGCAATCCGAACCTCAAGCCGTACAAGGCGGTCAACCTCGACGGCGCGGTCGAATATTACCTGCCCGGCCAGGGGCTGATCTCGCTCGGCTATTTCCGCAAGGTCATCGACAATCCGATCTATACCGGCGCGACGCTGGGCGTGAACGGCACCTATGCCGGCCAGGCGCTGAACAACGTCACGGTGACGCAGGCGACCAACGTCGACAACGCGGTGCTGCAGGGGCTGGAAGCGAACCTGCAGGTACGCTTCACCTTCCTGCCCGGCGCGCTCGACGGGTTCGGCATCGGCGCCAATTACGCGCACATCACCGGGCACGGCGAGGGCGCGATCCCGGGCGGGCGCAACGGTCGCTTTCCGCTGTTCCTGCAATCGCGCGACGTCGGCACCGCGCAGGTCTTCTACGAGAAGTACGGCTTGGCGATCCGCGCCGCCTATTCCTTCCGCTCCAAATATCTCGACACGCTGGGAACGACGGCGGCGACCGACCAATATACCGATGCGAACGGCCAGCTCGACGCGAACGTCAGCTACGAGGTCACGCCGCAATTGACGTTCTTCGGCCAGGCGTTGAACCTCACAGACGCGCCGTGGCGCCGGTTCATCGGCACCAAGCCGCAGCTGGTCGAACGCGAACGCTATGGCTACAGCTTCCGCTGGGGCGCGCAGCTGCACTTCTAG
- a CDS encoding DUF3772 domain-containing protein, translating into MSPFARLFLSIALIFAAVLPTTGATAQTPSPSDLAHQISKAEIDLRGADRALDGRISPADLKALREKITDAQQNAQTAADQLNEQLVLVNARIAQLGPTPQDGAEAPDIHAQRTRLVQQHASLDAAVKRGNLLGVTATQLLAEIDRSQAEQISERFTAKAPSPLSPDFWRDLADNLPRDARRVRLFLDQGAAQIGTQWHGGLPWHAIVGAILALILLFPVRLVARRAGQRFLVEDAPGRRVRRSANALWRVMVGTSMPTLAALAFVQGLRWSGLLPQRWSALLDALVMAAGFSGFTVAIFGALLMRNQPSWRITPIDDETASRLRPLTQALALLAFVSILTQAFLSSIGASSATQVATQAGEALLHLLLIVATLLVIAQLRAKRAAELGEAANTSATAGLAAATLLAWAIVVVAVGALLLGYVSLSLMLSQMVAWTTVVGSSVYLLMAAVDDIATTLFHRSSRLGVVLVQGLGIRGSAVDQFGVLLSGVVRLALAIAALALLINPFGAGAGIAAIFGRLGSFAQGVQIGGIAISPGAILQGLLVLLIGLALVRGFMSWLEGRYLPTTDLDGSGRNSVSLVARYVGIALAVIWALASLGIGVERIALLLSALSVGIGFGLQAITQNFVSGLILLAERPIKIGDLVRVGTDEGDVKRISVRSTEIELADHSTLIVPNSELITKSVLNKTLSNALGRIQLQFSVPLGTDADLVRSLVLQSFAREPAVLEAPAPAAFIDGIASDRILFNCFGHVASARAAYPTRSAILLVLLREFRDRGIEVGTLPQKLEIVPPQSG; encoded by the coding sequence ATGTCGCCGTTCGCCCGCCTGTTCCTGTCTATCGCGCTGATCTTCGCCGCGGTCTTGCCCACGACGGGTGCCACCGCCCAGACGCCCTCGCCGAGCGATCTCGCCCATCAGATCAGCAAGGCGGAGATCGACCTGCGCGGCGCCGATCGCGCGCTCGATGGCCGGATCAGCCCCGCCGACCTCAAGGCGCTGCGCGAAAAGATCACGGATGCGCAGCAGAACGCGCAGACCGCCGCCGATCAGCTCAACGAGCAGCTCGTGCTGGTCAACGCCCGCATCGCGCAGCTCGGCCCCACCCCCCAGGACGGGGCAGAGGCCCCCGACATCCATGCGCAGCGCACGCGGCTGGTTCAGCAGCACGCGTCACTCGACGCGGCGGTCAAGCGCGGCAATCTGCTGGGCGTCACCGCAACGCAATTGCTCGCCGAAATCGATCGCAGCCAGGCGGAACAGATCAGCGAGCGTTTTACCGCCAAGGCGCCCTCGCCACTGTCGCCCGATTTCTGGCGCGACCTTGCCGACAACCTGCCCCGCGACGCACGCCGCGTGCGGCTGTTCCTCGATCAGGGTGCGGCGCAGATCGGCACGCAATGGCACGGCGGCCTGCCGTGGCATGCAATCGTCGGCGCGATCCTGGCGCTGATCCTGCTGTTTCCCGTGCGCCTCGTCGCGCGTCGCGCCGGGCAGCGTTTCCTTGTCGAGGATGCGCCGGGGCGCCGCGTGCGGCGCTCCGCCAACGCGCTATGGCGGGTGATGGTCGGTACATCGATGCCGACGCTCGCCGCCCTCGCGTTCGTCCAGGGGCTGCGCTGGTCGGGCCTGTTGCCGCAACGCTGGAGCGCCCTGCTCGACGCGCTGGTGATGGCGGCGGGGTTCAGCGGTTTCACCGTCGCGATTTTCGGCGCACTGCTGATGCGCAACCAGCCCTCGTGGCGCATCACCCCGATCGACGACGAAACCGCGTCGCGGCTGCGGCCGCTGACCCAGGCACTCGCCCTTCTTGCGTTCGTCAGCATTCTGACGCAAGCATTCCTGAGCAGCATCGGCGCGAGCAGCGCCACGCAGGTCGCGACGCAGGCGGGCGAGGCGCTGCTCCACCTGCTGCTGATCGTCGCGACGCTCCTCGTCATCGCGCAACTGCGGGCGAAGCGCGCCGCGGAACTGGGCGAGGCCGCCAACACCTCCGCAACCGCCGGGCTGGCGGCGGCGACGCTGCTCGCCTGGGCGATCGTCGTCGTCGCAGTCGGGGCACTGCTGCTCGGCTACGTCAGCCTCAGCCTGATGCTGTCGCAGATGGTCGCCTGGACGACGGTGGTCGGCTCCAGCGTCTATCTGTTGATGGCCGCGGTCGACGATATCGCGACGACGCTGTTCCACCGCTCCAGCCGCCTCGGCGTCGTCCTGGTGCAGGGTCTCGGCATTCGGGGCAGCGCGGTCGACCAGTTCGGCGTCCTCCTGTCGGGCGTCGTCCGCCTGGCGCTCGCGATCGCGGCGCTGGCGCTGCTCATCAATCCCTTCGGCGCGGGCGCCGGCATCGCGGCGATCTTCGGCCGGCTCGGCAGCTTCGCGCAGGGCGTGCAGATCGGCGGCATCGCGATTTCGCCAGGCGCGATTTTGCAGGGCCTATTGGTGCTGCTCATCGGTCTCGCGCTGGTGCGCGGGTTCATGAGCTGGCTGGAGGGGCGCTACCTGCCCACCACCGATCTGGATGGATCGGGGCGCAATTCGGTCAGCCTCGTCGCGCGCTATGTCGGCATCGCGCTGGCGGTGATCTGGGCGCTCGCCTCGCTCGGCATCGGGGTCGAGCGGATCGCGCTGCTGCTCTCCGCGCTGTCGGTCGGCATCGGGTTCGGCCTGCAGGCGATCACCCAGAATTTCGTGTCCGGCCTGATCCTGCTGGCCGAACGGCCGATCAAGATCGGCGATCTGGTGCGCGTCGGCACCGACGAAGGCGACGTCAAGCGGATCAGCGTGCGCTCGACCGAGATCGAGCTCGCCGACCATTCGACGCTGATCGTCCCCAATTCGGAACTCATCACCAAATCGGTGCTCAACAAGACGTTGAGCAACGCGCTCGGCCGCATCCAGCTGCAATTCTCCGTGCCGCTCGGCACCGACGCCGATCTCGTGCGCAGTCTCGTCCTGCAAAGCTTCGCGCGGGAACCGGCGGTGCTTGAAGCCCCTGCCCCGGCGGCCTTCATCGACGGCATCGCCAGCGATCGTATCCTGTTCAACTGTTTCGGCCACGTCGCAAGCGCGCGCGCCGCCTATCCGACGCGCAGCGCCATCCTGCTCGTCTTGCTGCGCGAGTTCCGCGACCGCGGGATCGAAGTCGGCACGCTACCGCAAAAGCTCGAGATCGTTCCGCCGCAATCGGGCTGA
- a CDS encoding histidine-type phosphatase has translation MKRIMLMAALVAAPVAAQDAPVPAGLTVDRVVLLMRHGVRPPTKAPPMPAGTADRPWPAWPVAPGYLTPHGRTAIARVAAYDRARWSAAGLVAKTGCTPVRLVADSDERTIETARAYAGAFQPGCTPVIEHRPQDEPDPLFSPIDEQAVAFDPAAAQAAVLAAAGPGGIAGEEARVRPLLTRLDTILCGKPQAGCGIGGEPSGLAPARPGKRPKLSGALDRASTAAQILLLEYAEGKPMTDVGWGRATPADIAALAELHALEFRLLARPAYVARANLSLLAPLIADSLTKPNGARVTMISGHDTNVAAMGGLLDLHWQVPGLSRDDPSPGGAIVFERLRDAAGKGYVRALFRSQSIAQIRNLTPLTAGATPYVAVLAIPGCSARGIAGLCTAEAFAARLSQKP, from the coding sequence ATGAAGCGGATCATGCTGATGGCGGCGCTGGTCGCCGCCCCCGTCGCGGCGCAGGACGCGCCCGTGCCCGCGGGGCTGACGGTCGACCGGGTCGTGCTGCTGATGCGGCACGGCGTGCGACCGCCGACCAAGGCGCCGCCGATGCCGGCGGGCACCGCGGACCGGCCCTGGCCGGCCTGGCCGGTCGCTCCCGGATACCTGACCCCGCATGGCCGCACCGCGATCGCGCGGGTGGCCGCCTACGATCGCGCGCGCTGGAGCGCCGCCGGACTGGTCGCCAAAACGGGCTGTACGCCAGTACGCCTCGTCGCGGACAGCGACGAACGCACCATTGAGACCGCGCGCGCCTATGCCGGCGCGTTTCAGCCCGGCTGCACGCCGGTGATCGAGCACCGCCCGCAGGACGAACCCGATCCGCTCTTCTCGCCGATCGATGAACAGGCGGTCGCCTTCGACCCCGCCGCCGCGCAGGCCGCGGTGCTCGCCGCCGCGGGGCCGGGCGGCATCGCGGGCGAGGAAGCGCGCGTGCGCCCGCTGCTGACGCGGCTCGATACGATCCTGTGCGGCAAGCCGCAGGCAGGGTGCGGCATCGGCGGCGAACCGAGCGGCCTTGCGCCGGCGCGCCCCGGCAAGAGACCCAAGCTGTCGGGCGCGCTCGACCGCGCGTCGACCGCGGCGCAGATCCTGCTGCTGGAATATGCGGAGGGGAAGCCGATGACGGACGTCGGCTGGGGCCGCGCGACCCCGGCGGATATCGCGGCGCTGGCCGAGCTGCATGCGCTCGAATTTCGGCTGCTCGCGCGGCCGGCCTATGTCGCGCGCGCCAACCTGTCGTTGCTCGCGCCGCTGATCGCCGATTCGCTGACGAAGCCCAACGGCGCGCGTGTCACGATGATTTCCGGCCACGACACCAACGTCGCCGCGATGGGCGGTTTGCTCGACCTGCACTGGCAGGTGCCGGGCCTGTCGCGCGACGATCCGTCGCCGGGTGGCGCGATCGTGTTCGAGCGGCTGCGCGATGCGGCCGGCAAGGGCTATGTCCGCGCGTTGTTCCGGTCGCAAAGCATCGCGCAGATCCGCAATCTCACCCCGCTCACCGCCGGGGCGACGCCCTATGTCGCAGTGCTGGCGATTCCGGGGTGCAGCGCGCGGGGGATCGCAGGGCTGTGCACCGCAGAGGCGTTTGCGGCCAGATTGTCGCAGAAGCCCTGA
- a CDS encoding MDR family MFS transporter → MRPRRRGIASVNAEVRDGIVPAGSDIAQTHDHDGAEPPARNYRTVALIIATAMFMENLDATVLATALPTMARDFGVRAPEMSIALTSYLLALAVFIPASGTMADRFGARAVFRAAIGLFVAGSLACGLAPTLPLMALARFAQGVGGAMMMPVGRLVLLRSVAKRDMVSAMSWLIMPALIGPIVGPPLGGFIVTYLDWRWIFWLNLPIGIVGIWLVGRFIADIREDDPHPFDPMGFVLSGGALGCLLMGFEMASRSGEGRLAAILIAVGLVVGALYLRHAKHVAHPILDVSLMRVPTFRLSVIGGSLTRITQGAQPFLLPLMMQLAFGLSAAHSGAMTVAGAIGSFGMKGVARRILRRFGFRASLVVMGLLGTGAYALCGLFRLDWPLPAVFAVLVVSGFLMSFQFTAYNTIAYDEIDKTRMSAATSFYSTFQQLMLSLGICAGATALHLSMLWAGRMRPDFTDFSAAFWTVTAISLCAVFVNLRFDRDAGAELTGRAKRD, encoded by the coding sequence CTGCGCCCCCGCCGCCGCGGCATCGCCTCGGTCAATGCGGAGGTGCGCGACGGGATCGTGCCCGCGGGCAGCGACATCGCGCAGACGCACGACCACGACGGCGCGGAACCGCCGGCGCGCAATTACCGCACCGTCGCGCTCATCATCGCCACGGCGATGTTCATGGAAAACCTCGATGCCACCGTGCTCGCCACCGCACTGCCGACGATGGCGCGCGATTTCGGCGTGCGCGCGCCGGAGATGAGCATCGCGCTCACCTCGTACCTACTCGCCCTCGCCGTGTTCATCCCCGCCTCCGGCACCATGGCGGATCGTTTCGGCGCGCGTGCGGTATTTCGCGCCGCGATCGGCCTGTTCGTCGCGGGATCGCTCGCCTGCGGCCTCGCGCCGACGCTGCCGCTGATGGCGCTCGCACGGTTTGCGCAAGGGGTCGGCGGCGCGATGATGATGCCTGTCGGGCGGCTCGTGTTGCTGCGCTCGGTGGCCAAACGCGACATGGTGTCGGCGATGTCGTGGCTGATCATGCCCGCGCTGATCGGCCCGATCGTCGGGCCCCCGCTCGGCGGGTTCATCGTCACCTACCTCGACTGGCGCTGGATCTTCTGGCTCAACCTGCCGATCGGGATCGTCGGCATTTGGCTGGTTGGCCGGTTCATCGCCGACATCCGCGAGGATGATCCCCACCCCTTCGACCCGATGGGCTTCGTGCTCTCGGGCGGCGCGCTCGGCTGTCTGCTGATGGGGTTCGAAATGGCGAGCCGCAGCGGCGAGGGGCGGCTCGCCGCGATCCTGATCGCGGTCGGCCTGGTGGTCGGCGCGCTGTATCTGCGCCATGCGAAGCACGTCGCGCATCCCATCCTCGACGTGTCGCTGATGCGCGTGCCGACGTTCCGCCTGTCGGTGATCGGCGGATCGCTGACCCGCATCACGCAGGGCGCGCAGCCGTTCCTGCTGCCGTTGATGATGCAGCTCGCCTTCGGGCTGTCCGCGGCGCATAGCGGCGCGATGACCGTCGCGGGCGCGATCGGGTCCTTCGGGATGAAGGGGGTCGCACGTCGCATCCTGCGCCGCTTCGGCTTCCGCGCCAGCCTGGTCGTCATGGGGCTGCTCGGAACCGGCGCCTATGCGCTATGCGGCCTGTTCCGCCTCGACTGGCCGTTGCCCGCGGTGTTCGCGGTGCTTGTCGTCTCAGGCTTCCTGATGTCGTTTCAGTTCACCGCCTACAACACGATCGCCTATGACGAGATCGACAAGACGCGGATGAGCGCGGCTACGAGCTTTTATTCCACATTCCAGCAACTGATGTTGTCGCTGGGCATCTGCGCGGGCGCAACGGCGCTCCATCTGTCGATGCTGTGGGCGGGGCGGATGCGTCCGGATTTTACGGACTTCTCCGCCGCTTTTTGGACGGTGACCGCAATCTCGCTGTGCGCGGTGTTCGTCAATCTGCGGTTCGATCGCGATGCCGGGGCCGAACTCACCGGGCGGGCGAAGCGGGATTAG
- a CDS encoding malate synthase G, with product MTATIERAGLQVSPDLAGFLEAEVLPGSGVDPSAFWTGTARLFETLTPENRALLAARDRMQAAIDARYRAGAPADAAFLRDIGYLVDPPAPFTIDPDHVDPEVAAIAGPQLVVPILNARFLLNAANARWGSLYDALYGTDAIPGARMPGYDPARGAAVVAWAKAFLDDVLPLADGGSWATLTGKPVLADPTLFVGRSETGLLYRHHGLHIELVIDPAHPIGRIDPAGIADIILESAITTICDLEDSVAAVDAADKVAAYANWLGLMRGDLTDTFEKNGRMQTRRLHPDRRYVAPDGTPFTLPGRSLLFVRNVGHLMTTPAVRLPDGSEAPEGILDAIVTSLIALHDRASRSNSRAGSIYIVKPKMHGPAEAAFTDRLFDAIEDLLSLPRHTIKVGVMDEERRTSANLAACIAAVRHRIVFINTGFLDRTGDEIHTAMQAGPMIRKGEVKGSGWIAAYEDRNVQIGLACGLAGRAQIGKGMWAAPDRMADMLAQKGTHPMSGATTAWVPSPTAATLHATHYHRVDVAARQRARATEAIAPLDALLSPPLAGGRNWTPQEVREELDNNAQGILGYVVRWIDQGVGCSKVPDIHDVGLMEDRATLRISSQHMANWLLHGVATPAEVDAALHRMAAKVDAQNAGDPAYRPMAGREADSIAFQAARALVTEGVRQPNGYTEPLLHRFRAEAKRRGGDRVPAAAA from the coding sequence ATGACCGCCACGATCGAACGCGCCGGATTGCAGGTATCGCCCGACCTTGCCGGCTTCCTCGAGGCGGAGGTGCTGCCGGGCAGCGGGGTCGACCCGTCCGCTTTCTGGACGGGGACCGCACGCCTTTTCGAGACGCTGACGCCGGAAAACCGTGCCTTGCTCGCCGCGCGGGACCGGATGCAGGCCGCGATCGACGCGCGCTATCGCGCGGGCGCTCCTGCGGATGCGGCCTTCCTGCGCGACATCGGCTACCTCGTTGATCCGCCAGCCCCCTTCACGATCGATCCCGACCATGTCGATCCGGAGGTCGCCGCGATCGCCGGGCCGCAGCTCGTCGTGCCGATCCTCAACGCGCGCTTCCTGCTCAACGCCGCAAATGCACGCTGGGGCAGCCTTTACGACGCGCTCTACGGCACGGATGCAATCCCCGGTGCGCGCATGCCGGGGTACGATCCCGCACGCGGGGCTGCGGTCGTCGCCTGGGCGAAGGCGTTCCTCGACGATGTCCTGCCGCTCGCCGACGGAGGATCCTGGGCGACGCTGACGGGCAAGCCGGTGCTGGCCGACCCGACGTTGTTCGTCGGGCGCAGCGAGACGGGCCTGCTCTATCGCCACCACGGCCTGCACATCGAACTGGTCATCGACCCTGCCCATCCGATCGGCCGCATTGATCCCGCCGGGATCGCCGACATCATCCTGGAAAGCGCGATCACCACGATCTGCGACCTCGAGGATTCGGTCGCGGCGGTCGATGCGGCGGACAAGGTCGCGGCCTATGCCAATTGGCTGGGGCTGATGCGCGGCGACCTGACCGACACGTTCGAGAAGAACGGGCGGATGCAGACGCGGCGGCTCCATCCCGATCGCCGCTATGTCGCGCCCGACGGCACGCCCTTCACCCTGCCGGGTCGCAGCCTGCTGTTCGTGCGCAACGTCGGCCATCTGATGACAACGCCCGCGGTGCGCCTGCCCGACGGCAGCGAGGCGCCGGAGGGCATTCTGGACGCGATCGTCACCAGCCTGATCGCGCTGCACGACCGCGCGTCGCGATCCAACAGCCGCGCAGGCTCGATCTACATCGTCAAGCCCAAGATGCACGGCCCGGCGGAAGCCGCCTTCACCGACCGATTATTCGACGCGATCGAGGACCTTCTGTCGTTGCCGCGCCACACCATCAAGGTCGGGGTGATGGACGAGGAGCGCCGGACCAGCGCCAATCTCGCCGCCTGCATCGCGGCGGTGCGGCATCGCATCGTGTTCATCAACACCGGCTTTCTCGATCGCACCGGCGACGAGATCCATACCGCGATGCAGGCCGGCCCGATGATCCGCAAGGGCGAGGTGAAGGGCAGCGGCTGGATCGCCGCCTACGAGGATCGCAACGTTCAGATCGGCCTTGCCTGCGGCCTCGCGGGCAGGGCGCAGATCGGCAAGGGCATGTGGGCCGCGCCCGACCGTATGGCAGACATGCTGGCGCAGAAGGGCACGCATCCGATGAGCGGCGCGACCACCGCTTGGGTCCCCTCGCCCACCGCCGCGACGCTGCACGCGACGCATTACCATCGTGTCGACGTCGCCGCCCGCCAGCGTGCGCGGGCGACGGAGGCGATCGCCCCGCTCGACGCGCTGCTCTCACCTCCGCTCGCAGGGGGGCGCAACTGGACGCCGCAGGAGGTGCGCGAGGAGCTCGACAACAATGCGCAAGGCATCCTCGGCTATGTCGTGCGCTGGATCGACCAGGGCGTCGGCTGTTCGAAAGTCCCCGATATCCACGACGTCGGGCTGATGGAGGATCGCGCGACCTTGCGGATCTCGTCGCAGCATATGGCCAACTGGCTGCTGCACGGCGTCGCCACGCCGGCGGAGGTCGACGCCGCGCTGCACCGCATGGCGGCGAAAGTGGATGCGCAGAATGCGGGCGATCCCGCCTATCGCCCGATGGCGGGACGCGAGGCGGACAGCATCGCCTTCCAGGCCGCACGCGCTTTGGTGACGGAGGGGGTGCGCCAGCCCAACGGCTATACCGAACCGCTGCTCCACCGCTTCCGCGCCGAGGCGAAGCGGCGTGGTGGGGATCGCGTGCCAGCAGCCGCGGCCTGA
- a CDS encoding LysR family transcriptional regulator: MPVDPDYALFARVAEAGSLSGAARMLRLSPAAVSKRLAALEARMGVHLVHRTTRRLALTAAGERFRDDLIPILAALRAAEDRATGRSDTPAGRLTVSAPTSFGRLHVAPHLGTFLARYPAIALGFDLDDGFVDLMAGRVDVAIRIAVTLPDGLTVHRLATSRRVLCAAPAYLAQHGTPESVDALARHRLLAAEGQMPWRLVAAGRELTVAAESHVRTNSSEMVRELALGGVGLALRSLWDVAGDLATGRLVRVLEPWEGSADAGIYAVHLRSPRVPPTIAAFVAFLRAVIDADRWALLPATGG; this comes from the coding sequence ATGCCGGTGGATCCCGATTATGCGTTGTTCGCGCGCGTGGCGGAGGCGGGGAGCCTCAGCGGTGCGGCGCGGATGCTGCGGCTGTCACCGGCTGCAGTCTCGAAACGGCTCGCGGCGTTGGAGGCGCGAATGGGCGTCCATCTGGTCCACCGCACGACACGCCGGCTGGCGCTGACCGCGGCGGGGGAGCGGTTCCGCGACGACCTGATCCCCATCCTTGCCGCGCTGCGTGCGGCGGAAGATCGCGCGACGGGCCGCAGCGACACGCCCGCCGGACGACTGACGGTGAGCGCGCCGACGTCGTTCGGGCGCCTTCACGTCGCGCCGCATCTCGGCACGTTCCTGGCGCGCTATCCCGCTATCGCGCTCGGCTTCGATCTCGACGACGGCTTCGTCGACCTGATGGCGGGCCGGGTCGATGTCGCGATCCGCATCGCCGTGACCCTGCCGGACGGCTTGACCGTGCACCGGCTGGCGACGAGCCGGCGCGTCCTGTGTGCGGCACCCGCCTATCTTGCGCAGCACGGCACGCCGGAGTCGGTCGACGCGCTGGCACGGCATCGTCTGCTCGCCGCGGAAGGACAGATGCCGTGGCGGCTCGTCGCGGCGGGACGCGAGCTCACGGTCGCGGCGGAGAGCCATGTGCGCACCAACTCCAGCGAGATGGTGCGCGAACTGGCGCTTGGCGGCGTCGGTCTCGCGCTGCGATCGTTATGGGATGTCGCCGGCGATCTGGCGACCGGCAGGCTGGTGCGCGTCCTCGAACCCTGGGAAGGATCGGCCGATGCGGGCATATATGCGGTGCATCTGCGCAGCCCGCGCGTACCGCCGACGATCGCGGCCTTCGTCGCATTTCTGCGCGCGGTGATCGACGCGGATCGCTGGGCCCTCCTGCCGGCGACCGGCGGATGA